From a single Micromonospora pallida genomic region:
- the cobF gene encoding precorrin-6A synthase (deacetylating), whose amino-acid sequence MRTILIIGIGAGDPGQLTLAAAEALGRTDVFFVLDKGAEKQDLIALRQELMRRFARDDHRVVEVRDPDRDRTAEGYVRAVDDWRRERADLLEAAMAEHLADGGTGAFLVWGDPALYDSTLAVVEEIEARGKVDIDHLVIPGVSSVSTLAARHRIGLNRVGRPFLVTTGRRIADGLPPDVDDVVVMLDAHCTFTRHVDADLDIYWGAYLGTADEILVAGPLAEVAQEIVETRRAARERKGWIMDTYLLRRRDTGG is encoded by the coding sequence GTGCGGACCATTTTGATCATCGGTATCGGCGCGGGCGACCCGGGCCAGCTCACCCTGGCGGCGGCGGAAGCCCTGGGCCGCACCGACGTCTTCTTCGTCCTGGACAAGGGCGCGGAGAAGCAGGACCTCATCGCCCTGCGGCAGGAGCTGATGCGCCGCTTCGCCCGGGACGACCACCGGGTGGTGGAGGTCCGCGACCCGGATCGGGACCGCACCGCCGAGGGGTACGTCCGGGCGGTGGACGACTGGCGGCGGGAGCGGGCCGACCTGCTGGAGGCCGCCATGGCCGAGCACCTCGCCGACGGCGGCACCGGCGCCTTCCTGGTGTGGGGGGACCCGGCCCTGTACGACAGCACCCTCGCCGTGGTCGAGGAGATCGAGGCCCGGGGGAAGGTCGACATCGACCACCTGGTCATCCCCGGGGTGAGCAGCGTGTCGACGCTGGCCGCCCGGCACCGGATCGGGCTCAACCGGGTCGGTCGGCCGTTCCTGGTGACCACCGGCCGGCGGATCGCCGACGGGCTGCCGCCGGATGTCGACGACGTCGTGGTGATGCTCGACGCGCACTGCACCTTCACCCGGCACGTCGATGCGGACCTGGACATCTACTGGGGGGCGTACCTCGGCACGGCCGACGAGATCCTGGTCGCCGGCCCGCTGGCCGAGGTGGCGCAGGAGATCGTCGAGACGCGGCGGGCGGCCCGCGAACGCAAGGGCTGGATCATGGACACCTACCTGCTGCGTCGCCGCGACACGGGCGGCTGA
- the cobM gene encoding precorrin-4 C(11)-methyltransferase — protein MTVYFIGAGPGAADLITVRGQRILARARVCLYAGSLVPDELLAVCPPGARLVDTADLNLDEIVAQMISAHAAGEDVARLCSGDPAVYSAVAEQVRRLDAAGVPYEIVPGVPSYAAAAASLGRELTVPTVGQTVILTRTQARSTPMPPGEDLAELGRSRATLVLHLAVARTRELAAQLAVHYGADCPVAVVANASRPDEVILRGTLADIADQVEQAGVRRTAVIIVGQVLAAEAFPDSYLYSPARDRAAKRRRPGAD, from the coding sequence GTGACCGTCTACTTCATCGGCGCCGGCCCGGGGGCCGCCGACCTGATCACCGTCCGGGGGCAGCGGATCCTGGCCCGCGCCCGGGTCTGCCTCTACGCGGGCAGCCTGGTCCCGGACGAACTGCTGGCCGTCTGCCCGCCCGGGGCACGGCTGGTCGACACCGCCGACCTGAACCTGGACGAGATCGTCGCGCAGATGATCTCGGCGCACGCCGCCGGGGAGGACGTGGCCCGGCTCTGCTCCGGTGACCCGGCCGTGTACAGCGCCGTGGCCGAGCAGGTCCGCCGGCTCGACGCGGCCGGCGTGCCGTACGAGATCGTGCCCGGCGTGCCGTCGTACGCGGCCGCGGCGGCGTCGCTGGGTCGGGAGCTGACCGTGCCGACGGTCGGTCAGACGGTGATCCTCACCCGCACCCAGGCCCGGTCCACGCCGATGCCGCCCGGAGAGGACCTCGCCGAACTCGGTCGCAGCCGGGCAACCCTGGTGCTGCACCTGGCGGTGGCCCGGACCCGGGAGCTGGCCGCCCAGCTCGCCGTGCACTACGGCGCGGACTGCCCGGTCGCGGTGGTCGCCAACGCCAGCCGCCCGGACGAGGTGATCCTGCGCGGCACCCTGGCCGACATCGCCGACCAGGTCGAACAGGCCGGAGTACGCCGGACCGCGGTGATCATCGTCGGTCAGGTGCTGGCGGCGGAGGCGTTCCCGGACAGCTACCTCTACTCCCCCGCCCGGGACCGGGCGGCGAAGCGTCGCCGGCCTGGGGCAGACTGA
- the cbiE gene encoding precorrin-6y C5,15-methyltransferase (decarboxylating) subunit CbiE → MSLSTPADLVTVAGVGADGWTGLSPAVRQAVTDAQVVIGGRRHLDLLPESVGAERVPWPTPLLPALPGLLAAHAGRRICVLASGDPMWFGIGTHLVGLLGPDRVHVLPHPSSISLACARLGWPVERVTVHSAVARDLDRVRRDLTPGRRLLVLSTDAQTPAALARLLTDTGYGPSELTVLAALGADREQRTTGTARGWTATPGDPLNVVAVRVVAADGTRTLSTVPGLPDDAYDHDGALTKREGRALALSRLAPTGGELLWDVGAGCGSIGVEWLRADPTGQAIAVESRPERAARIATNARALGVPQLRIVEGRAPEALADLPTPDAVFVGGGLSAPGLFDAVWTALRPGGRLVAHAVTLEGERELGERAARLGGDLTRLAVERAEPLGGFTGWKPARPLVQWAVVRP, encoded by the coding sequence GTGAGCCTCTCGACACCCGCGGACCTGGTCACCGTGGCCGGCGTCGGCGCCGACGGCTGGACCGGCCTCAGCCCGGCGGTCCGCCAAGCGGTGACCGACGCCCAGGTCGTCATCGGCGGCCGGCGCCACCTCGACCTGCTGCCCGAATCGGTCGGCGCCGAGCGGGTGCCCTGGCCGACGCCCCTACTGCCCGCCCTGCCCGGCCTGCTCGCCGCCCACGCCGGCCGGCGGATCTGCGTCCTGGCCAGCGGTGATCCGATGTGGTTCGGCATCGGCACCCACCTGGTGGGGCTGCTCGGGCCGGACCGGGTGCACGTCCTGCCGCACCCGTCGTCGATCTCCCTGGCCTGTGCCCGGCTGGGCTGGCCGGTGGAGCGGGTCACCGTGCACAGCGCGGTCGCCCGGGACCTGGACCGGGTCCGCCGCGACCTCACCCCGGGACGGCGGCTGCTGGTGCTCAGCACCGACGCGCAGACCCCCGCCGCGCTGGCCCGCCTGCTGACCGACACCGGGTACGGGCCTAGCGAACTGACCGTCCTGGCCGCCCTCGGCGCCGACCGGGAGCAGCGCACCACCGGCACCGCGCGGGGCTGGACGGCCACCCCCGGTGACCCGCTCAACGTGGTCGCCGTCCGGGTGGTCGCCGCCGACGGGACGCGGACGCTGTCCACGGTGCCGGGGCTGCCCGACGACGCGTACGACCACGACGGCGCGCTGACCAAACGGGAGGGCCGCGCGCTCGCCCTGTCCCGCCTCGCCCCCACCGGCGGCGAGCTGCTGTGGGACGTCGGCGCGGGGTGCGGCAGCATCGGCGTCGAGTGGCTGCGCGCCGACCCGACCGGGCAAGCGATCGCGGTGGAGAGCCGACCCGAGCGGGCCGCCCGGATCGCCACGAACGCCCGCGCGCTTGGCGTGCCGCAGCTCCGGATCGTCGAGGGCCGGGCCCCGGAGGCGCTGGCCGACCTGCCCACCCCGGACGCGGTCTTCGTCGGGGGTGGACTCAGCGCGCCGGGGCTGTTCGACGCCGTGTGGACCGCGCTGCGGCCCGGCGGCCGGCTGGTCGCGCACGCGGTGACCCTCGAGGGCGAGCGGGAACTCGGCGAGCGGGCCGCCCGGCTCGGCGGCGACCTGACCCGCCTCGCCGTGGAACGGGCCGAGCCGCTGGGCGGCTTCACCGGCTGGAAACCGGCCCGGCCGCTGGTGCAGTGGGCGGTGGTACGGCCGTGA
- a CDS encoding methionine ABC transporter permease, which yields MIAPDLIDLLRQGLAETAYMVGVATLLSGVGGLLVGVLLVLTDRDNLLAAPPVNALLGLVVNVGRSLPFIILLVAIIPFTRAVTGTTIGTTAAIVPLTVSAIPFYARIVETSIREVGRDVVNAARAMGASRWQIIVKVLLREARPGLVAGLTITVVALVGYSAMAGVVGGGGLGDLALRYGYQRFEDDVMIGTVVLLIVLVQAVQMLGDRIARHLSHR from the coding sequence ATGATCGCCCCGGACCTGATCGACCTGCTCCGGCAGGGACTCGCCGAGACCGCCTACATGGTCGGTGTCGCCACCCTGCTCTCCGGCGTCGGTGGGCTGCTGGTCGGCGTCCTGCTGGTCCTCACCGACCGGGACAACCTGCTGGCGGCTCCCCCGGTGAACGCGCTGCTCGGCCTGGTCGTCAACGTCGGACGATCCCTGCCATTCATCATCCTGCTGGTGGCGATCATCCCGTTCACCCGGGCCGTGACCGGCACCACCATCGGCACCACCGCCGCCATCGTCCCGTTGACGGTCAGCGCCATCCCGTTCTACGCCCGGATCGTCGAGACCTCGATCCGGGAGGTCGGCCGGGACGTGGTGAACGCGGCCCGGGCGATGGGCGCCTCGCGCTGGCAGATCATCGTCAAGGTCCTGCTCCGCGAGGCCAGGCCCGGCCTGGTGGCCGGGTTGACCATCACGGTCGTCGCGCTCGTCGGGTACTCCGCGATGGCCGGCGTGGTGGGCGGCGGTGGCCTCGGCGACCTCGCCCTGCGTTACGGCTACCAGCGGTTCGAGGACGACGTGATGATCGGCACCGTCGTGCTGCTGATCGTGCTGGTGCAGGCCGTCCAGATGCTCGGTGACCGGATCGCCCGGCACCTGTCCCACCGATAG
- a CDS encoding ABC transporter ATP-binding protein — MTSLLRLEAVSRAFGDRRVLKEVTFDVAPGRLTGFVGANGAGKTTTMRIVLGALAADSGTVSWGGAPLTRDVRRRFGYLPEERGLYPKMSVREQLVYLGRLHGRDADAVTRTVDALLDRLGLAERAGDKLEKLSLGNQQRAQIAAALAHEPELLVLDEPFSGLDPLAVDTVLAVLREHTERGVAVLFSSHQLDVVERLCDDLVIIGDGTIRAAGSREHLRQAYALPRYEIRVDGDAGWLRDQPGVTVVDLDGAYAVFDLADDADDQSVLRAALDRGPVRAFRPVTPSLAEIFREVVR; from the coding sequence ATGACTTCGCTCTTGCGTCTCGAGGCGGTGAGCCGCGCCTTCGGGGACCGGAGGGTGCTCAAGGAGGTCACGTTCGACGTGGCGCCGGGGCGCCTGACCGGGTTCGTGGGCGCCAACGGCGCGGGGAAGACGACCACGATGCGCATCGTCCTGGGCGCCCTCGCCGCCGACTCCGGCACGGTGTCCTGGGGCGGTGCGCCACTGACCCGCGACGTCCGGCGGCGGTTCGGCTACCTGCCGGAGGAGCGCGGGCTCTACCCGAAGATGTCTGTTCGCGAGCAGTTGGTCTACCTGGGCCGGCTGCACGGCCGCGACGCGGACGCCGTCACCCGCACCGTCGACGCTCTCCTCGACCGCCTCGGCCTGGCCGAGCGGGCCGGCGACAAGCTGGAGAAACTGTCGCTGGGTAACCAGCAGCGGGCGCAGATCGCCGCCGCGCTGGCGCACGAGCCGGAGCTGCTGGTGCTGGACGAGCCGTTCTCCGGTCTCGACCCGCTGGCCGTGGACACCGTGCTGGCGGTGCTGCGCGAGCACACCGAGCGGGGTGTCGCGGTGCTGTTCTCCAGCCACCAACTGGACGTGGTCGAGCGGCTCTGCGACGACCTGGTCATCATCGGCGACGGCACGATCCGGGCCGCCGGCAGCCGCGAGCACCTGCGCCAGGCGTACGCCCTGCCCCGGTACGAGATCCGGGTCGACGGCGACGCCGGCTGGCTGCGCGACCAGCCCGGGGTGACCGTGGTCGACCTCGACGGCGCGTACGCCGTCTTCGACCTGGCCGACGACGCCGACGACCAGTCGGTGCTGCGCGCGGCGCTCGACCGTGGACCGGTGCGCGCGTTCCGTCCCGTCACCCCGTCCCTGGCCGAGATCTTCCGGGAGGTCGTCCGTTGA
- a CDS encoding ABC transporter permease, whose protein sequence is MSTYEAVRLVAAREIRVKLRDKAFIWSTVVFLLIAGAATVLPSLFDGGSSSVAVAPGPAATALADAGLDVRTVADDAAAERLVRDGDVDAAVVAGPRVLALDDAPSDVVNALSARPPVDLLDPNAVDPTLAFLVPYAFAFVFFITSLTFGLQIAQSVTEEKQTRIVEILVAAVPVRVLLAGKVVGGAILAFGQIALIAVVAYVGASIAGAPNAVLSALGPAIGWFLPFFVVGFVMLAALWAAVGALVSRQEDIAGASTPVQMVVMLPFFAVVFLQDNPTAMTLMSYLPVSSPTAMPVRLFTGDAAGWEPVLSLVILALTAVAMVFVGARVYQGSLLRTSGRTGIAAAWRDREAARLAD, encoded by the coding sequence TTGAGCACCTACGAAGCCGTCCGCCTCGTCGCGGCCCGCGAGATCCGGGTCAAACTGCGCGACAAGGCGTTCATCTGGAGCACGGTCGTCTTCCTGCTGATCGCCGGCGCCGCGACGGTCCTGCCCAGCCTGTTCGACGGTGGCAGCTCGTCGGTGGCCGTGGCGCCGGGTCCGGCCGCCACAGCACTGGCCGACGCCGGCCTCGACGTCCGTACGGTCGCCGACGACGCGGCGGCCGAGCGGCTGGTCCGTGACGGCGACGTCGACGCCGCGGTGGTTGCCGGACCACGGGTCCTTGCGCTGGACGACGCACCGTCGGACGTGGTCAACGCCCTCAGCGCACGTCCGCCCGTCGACCTGCTCGACCCGAACGCGGTCGACCCGACGCTCGCCTTCCTCGTCCCGTACGCGTTCGCGTTCGTCTTCTTCATCACGTCGCTGACCTTCGGATTGCAGATCGCCCAGAGCGTCACCGAGGAGAAACAGACCCGGATCGTGGAGATCCTGGTGGCGGCGGTGCCGGTCCGGGTGCTGCTGGCCGGCAAGGTGGTCGGCGGGGCGATCCTGGCGTTCGGACAGATCGCGCTGATCGCGGTCGTGGCGTACGTCGGGGCGTCGATCGCCGGCGCGCCGAACGCCGTACTCTCCGCACTCGGCCCGGCCATCGGCTGGTTCCTGCCGTTCTTCGTGGTCGGGTTCGTGATGCTGGCGGCGCTGTGGGCCGCGGTCGGCGCGTTGGTCAGCCGGCAGGAGGACATCGCCGGCGCGTCGACGCCGGTGCAGATGGTGGTGATGCTGCCGTTCTTCGCGGTCGTGTTCCTCCAGGACAACCCGACGGCCATGACGCTGATGTCGTACCTGCCGGTGTCGTCGCCGACCGCGATGCCGGTGCGACTGTTCACCGGCGACGCGGCCGGCTGGGAACCGGTGCTGTCGCTGGTGATCCTCGCGCTGACCGCGGTGGCGATGGTGTTCGTCGGGGCCCGGGTCTACCAGGGATCGCTGCTGAGGACCAGCGGCCGTACCGGGATCGCGGCGGCGTGGCGCGACCGGGAGGCCGCCCGCCTGGCCGACTGA
- a CDS encoding response regulator, protein MTGIRVLLADDHHLVRTGFRVILETEDDIAVVGEAADGRQAVDLAVRERPDVVLMDVEMPGVDGLEATRRIVAAGTGPAVLILTTFDRDDYLFAALQAGASGFLLKNGTPEALVDAVRVVARGDALLAPEITRRVIATFVRPGGTAGGRRTDSARLSELTPREHEVLVLLAGGATNAEIAATLVLGEATVKTHVSRVLAKLGVRDRTQAVVYAYEHRVVTPGR, encoded by the coding sequence ATGACCGGCATCCGGGTGCTGCTGGCCGACGACCACCATCTGGTGCGGACCGGGTTCCGGGTCATCCTCGAGACGGAGGACGACATCGCGGTGGTCGGCGAGGCCGCCGACGGTCGGCAGGCGGTCGACCTGGCTGTCCGGGAGCGGCCCGACGTGGTGCTGATGGACGTCGAGATGCCCGGCGTCGACGGACTGGAGGCGACCCGGCGGATCGTCGCGGCAGGCACCGGACCGGCCGTGCTGATCCTCACCACGTTCGACCGCGACGACTACCTGTTCGCCGCGCTCCAGGCCGGCGCCAGCGGCTTCCTGCTCAAGAACGGCACCCCGGAGGCACTGGTCGACGCGGTGCGGGTGGTGGCCCGGGGCGACGCGCTGCTCGCCCCCGAGATCACCCGCCGGGTCATCGCGACGTTCGTCCGGCCGGGCGGGACGGCCGGGGGCCGCCGTACCGACTCCGCACGCCTGTCCGAGCTGACCCCGCGTGAGCACGAGGTGCTGGTGCTGCTGGCCGGCGGGGCCACCAACGCCGAGATCGCAGCCACCCTCGTCCTCGGTGAGGCGACCGTGAAGACCCACGTCAGCCGGGTGCTGGCCAAGCTGGGCGTGCGCGACCGGACGCAGGCGGTCGTCTACGCGTACGAGCACCGGGTGGTCACCCCCGGGAGGTGA
- a CDS encoding sensor histidine kinase — MKVEPTPWLRPGPSPRQRRDDVLVGAAVAAVALLNLTLANSAGAFVLGPPPAWPEQVFWTLACTVPLVVRRRWPAAVAIVISAAFIAAQFRQSPEQQVSHGALYAALYTVGAWSADRIRARRVRIGIIAAMFGWLALALVLAVADLPPDAFAEANGPLEPLLASLVNGVLVNVFFFGFAYLFGDTAWTAARRRHELEVQAEELRRSQADAAQVAVMGERVRIARELHDVVAHHVSVMGVQASATRRVMDKDPDKARTALAAVEQSARTAVDELRRMLNLLRASGPDERPGGVGIDRVEDLVTSVRDAGLAARVGVYGQPVPLPESLSQAAYRIVQEAITNTLKHASATEVDVRVRYHATELEVDVADNGRGAPTYGTAGVGLGLIGMRERVTAHDGTLEADSRPGGGFRVRARFPLVRVPA; from the coding sequence ATGAAGGTGGAACCGACGCCGTGGCTGCGGCCCGGTCCGTCGCCACGACAGCGGCGCGACGACGTCCTGGTCGGCGCGGCCGTGGCGGCGGTGGCGCTGCTCAACCTCACGCTGGCCAACAGCGCGGGCGCGTTCGTCCTCGGTCCGCCGCCGGCCTGGCCGGAGCAGGTGTTCTGGACGCTGGCCTGCACGGTGCCGCTGGTCGTGCGCCGGCGCTGGCCGGCCGCCGTGGCGATCGTGATCTCCGCGGCGTTCATCGCGGCCCAGTTCCGCCAGTCGCCCGAGCAGCAGGTCTCCCACGGCGCGCTCTATGCGGCCCTCTACACGGTCGGCGCCTGGAGCGCCGACCGGATCCGGGCCCGCCGGGTGCGGATCGGCATCATCGCCGCGATGTTCGGCTGGCTCGCCCTCGCCCTCGTGCTGGCGGTGGCGGATCTCCCGCCGGACGCGTTCGCCGAGGCGAACGGTCCGCTGGAGCCGCTACTCGCGTCCCTGGTCAACGGCGTGCTGGTCAACGTGTTCTTCTTCGGCTTCGCCTACCTCTTCGGCGACACCGCGTGGACGGCGGCCCGCCGGCGGCACGAGCTGGAGGTCCAGGCCGAGGAGCTGCGCCGGTCGCAGGCCGACGCCGCGCAGGTCGCGGTCATGGGCGAGCGGGTACGCATCGCGCGTGAGCTGCACGACGTGGTGGCCCACCACGTGTCGGTGATGGGGGTGCAGGCCTCGGCGACCCGACGAGTGATGGACAAGGATCCGGACAAGGCGCGCACCGCCCTGGCGGCGGTCGAGCAGAGCGCCCGCACGGCCGTCGACGAGCTGCGCCGGATGCTCAACCTGCTGCGCGCCAGCGGCCCGGACGAGCGGCCGGGCGGCGTGGGCATCGACCGGGTCGAGGACCTCGTCACCAGCGTCCGGGACGCCGGTCTGGCGGCCCGCGTCGGCGTGTACGGTCAACCGGTGCCACTGCCGGAGTCGCTCTCGCAGGCGGCGTACCGGATCGTGCAGGAGGCGATCACCAACACGCTGAAGCACGCCAGCGCCACGGAGGTCGACGTGCGGGTCCGGTACCACGCCACCGAGCTGGAGGTCGACGTGGCCGACAACGGGCGCGGCGCGCCGACGTACGGCACCGCCGGCGTCGGGCTCGGCCTCATCGGCATGCGGGAGCGGGTCACCGCCCACGACGGCACGCTGGAGGCCGACTCGCGGCCCGGCGGCGGGTTCCGCGTACGGGCCCGCTTCCCCCTCGTACGGGTGCCGGCATGA
- a CDS encoding magnesium chelatase subunit D family protein: MDDMALALSLCAVSPAIGGVLVRGEKGTAKSTAVRALTALLPPVEVVEGCRFSCDPAAVDPRCPDGPHPEPVTVRVRPARLVELPVGASEDRVLGALHLERALSEGVTAYDPGLLAGAHRGLLYVDEVNLLHDHLVDVLLDAAAMGRATVEREGVSVTHAARFVLVGTMNPEEGELRPQLLDRFGLTVEVAASRDPQVRAEVMRRRLAYEADPDAFAARYADADAALGERVAQARALLPKVRLDDDTVGRIAALCAAAEVDGMRADLVIARTAMAHAAWCGRTDVQVGDVRVAARLALPHRRRRNPFDPPQQDQAELERSLSEAGLDEPPPPPEDPEPPAGPDDPTDPDGPDDPGGPDDPGGPDDPGGPEGPSGGGQDTPPAGQPSTGEPSGPSGSAPGTPTPVPAGAPYRARLLTVAGTGAGTAGRRSAAVTSVGRTVGTVRPSGPATGRPHLVATLRAAAPHQRARGRRGPGVLVRPGDVRLPVRQGRESNLILFCVDASGSMGARQRIGAVKAAVLSLLLDAYQRRDKVGLVTFRATDAELTLPPTSSVDVAAARLEALPTGGRTPLAEGLLRAREVLRVEAIRDPRRRPLLVVVTDGRATAGPDALPRALRSARLLAADGVPAVVVDCEQGRIRMRLAAELAATLAGEHLPLEDVAAPTLTQAVRSRTAVRHGSGAA, from the coding sequence ATGGACGACATGGCGTTGGCCCTCAGTCTCTGCGCCGTCTCACCCGCGATTGGCGGGGTGCTGGTCCGGGGCGAGAAGGGCACCGCGAAGTCCACCGCTGTGCGGGCGTTGACCGCGTTGCTGCCCCCGGTCGAGGTGGTCGAGGGCTGCCGGTTCTCCTGCGACCCGGCGGCGGTCGACCCACGCTGCCCGGACGGCCCGCACCCCGAGCCGGTGACCGTGCGGGTGCGTCCCGCCCGGCTGGTGGAGTTGCCGGTGGGCGCCAGTGAGGACCGGGTCCTCGGTGCGCTGCACCTCGAGCGCGCCCTCAGCGAGGGCGTCACCGCCTACGACCCGGGCCTGCTGGCCGGCGCGCACCGGGGTCTGCTCTACGTCGACGAGGTCAACCTGCTGCACGACCACCTGGTCGACGTGCTGCTCGACGCGGCGGCGATGGGCCGCGCCACGGTGGAACGGGAGGGCGTGTCGGTCACCCACGCCGCCCGGTTCGTGCTGGTGGGCACGATGAACCCCGAGGAGGGGGAACTGCGTCCGCAGCTGCTCGACCGGTTCGGCCTGACTGTCGAGGTCGCCGCCAGTCGGGACCCGCAGGTGCGGGCCGAGGTGATGCGGCGGCGGCTGGCCTACGAGGCCGACCCGGACGCTTTCGCCGCCCGCTACGCCGACGCCGACGCCGCCCTCGGCGAGCGGGTCGCCCAGGCGCGGGCCCTGCTGCCGAAGGTCCGCCTCGACGACGACACCGTCGGGCGCATCGCCGCGCTCTGCGCCGCCGCGGAGGTCGACGGGATGCGCGCCGACCTGGTCATCGCCCGTACGGCGATGGCCCACGCGGCCTGGTGCGGGCGGACCGACGTGCAGGTCGGCGACGTCCGGGTCGCGGCCCGGCTGGCGCTGCCGCACCGACGTCGCCGCAACCCGTTCGACCCGCCCCAGCAGGACCAGGCCGAACTGGAGCGGTCGCTCAGCGAGGCCGGCCTCGACGAGCCACCCCCGCCACCGGAGGACCCGGAGCCGCCAGCCGGCCCGGATGACCCCACCGACCCCGACGGACCGGATGACCCCGGTGGCCCCGACGACCCGGGTGGGCCGGACGACCCGGGCGGCCCCGAGGGCCCCTCCGGCGGCGGACAGGACACCCCACCGGCCGGACAGCCGTCCACCGGGGAACCGTCCGGACCGTCCGGGTCCGCGCCGGGTACCCCGACGCCGGTGCCGGCGGGCGCGCCCTACCGGGCCCGGCTGCTGACCGTCGCCGGTACCGGTGCCGGCACCGCCGGCCGTCGCTCCGCCGCCGTCACCTCGGTCGGCCGGACCGTGGGCACCGTCCGCCCCAGCGGCCCCGCGACGGGCCGACCCCACCTGGTGGCGACGCTGCGGGCCGCCGCCCCGCACCAGCGTGCCCGGGGCCGCCGTGGCCCCGGCGTCCTGGTCCGGCCCGGTGACGTCCGCCTGCCGGTACGCCAGGGCCGGGAGAGCAACCTGATCCTGTTCTGTGTGGACGCCTCCGGCTCGATGGGGGCCCGGCAGCGGATCGGCGCGGTGAAAGCGGCCGTGCTGTCCCTGCTGCTCGACGCCTACCAGCGGCGCGACAAGGTCGGTTTGGTCACCTTCCGGGCCACCGACGCGGAACTGACCCTGCCGCCGACGTCCAGCGTGGACGTGGCGGCGGCCCGACTGGAGGCCCTGCCGACCGGGGGCCGGACCCCGTTGGCCGAGGGACTGCTGCGCGCCCGTGAGGTGCTGCGCGTCGAGGCGATCCGGGACCCCCGGCGGCGTCCGCTGCTCGTCGTGGTCACCGACGGCCGCGCCACCGCCGGACCGGATGCGCTGCCGCGTGCCCTGCGCAGCGCCCGGCTGCTTGCCGCCGACGGCGTGCCTGCCGTGGTGGTCGACTGCGAGCAGGGCCGGATCCGGATGCGGCTGGCCGCCGAACTCGCCGCGACCCTGGCCGGTGAACACCTGCCACTGGAGGACGTCGCCGCGCCCACCCTCACCCAGGCGGTGCGGTCCCGCACCGCCGTCCGACACGGAAGCGGGGCAGCCTGA
- a CDS encoding methionine ABC transporter ATP-binding protein, translated as MIRIEGLRKTFHTRGGPVIAVDGVDLTVTEGEVFGVVGRSGAGKSTLLRCVNLLERPDEGRVTVAGVELTGLRENQLRRVRQDIGMIHQHFALLHSRTAAGNVSFALEVMGVPRRDRAARVEELLDLVGLADRADAYPAQLSGGQKQRVGIARALASRPRVLLSDEATSALDPDTTGAILELLRDLTKRLGLTILLITHEMDVVKRLCDAVAIMQEGRFVESGPVAELIGRPDSRLARDLFPLGPVPTMPDHALFDVTLTGQTDDGSVVSDLARRHDLDVRIVAGAVEQLAATRAGRLRIALPQAAPTLAAALDDLRGAGLTVEAAR; from the coding sequence GTGATTCGCATCGAAGGTCTGCGGAAGACCTTCCACACCCGGGGCGGCCCGGTCATCGCCGTGGACGGCGTCGACCTGACCGTCACCGAAGGCGAGGTGTTCGGCGTGGTCGGGCGCAGCGGCGCGGGCAAGAGTACCCTGCTGCGCTGCGTCAACCTGCTGGAACGTCCCGACGAGGGTCGGGTGACCGTCGCCGGGGTGGAGCTGACCGGGCTACGGGAGAACCAGCTCCGACGCGTCCGGCAGGACATCGGCATGATCCACCAGCACTTCGCCCTGCTGCACTCCCGGACCGCCGCCGGCAACGTGAGCTTCGCCCTGGAGGTGATGGGCGTGCCGCGCCGGGACCGGGCCGCCCGGGTCGAGGAACTGCTCGACCTGGTCGGTCTCGCCGACCGCGCGGACGCGTACCCGGCGCAGCTCTCCGGCGGCCAGAAGCAGCGGGTGGGCATCGCCCGGGCCCTCGCCAGCCGCCCCCGGGTGCTGCTCTCCGACGAGGCGACCTCGGCGCTCGACCCGGACACCACCGGAGCCATCCTGGAGCTGCTGCGTGACCTCACCAAGCGGCTCGGCCTGACCATCCTGCTGATCACACACGAGATGGACGTGGTGAAACGGCTCTGCGACGCCGTGGCGATCATGCAGGAGGGCCGGTTCGTCGAGTCGGGGCCGGTCGCCGAGCTGATCGGCCGCCCCGACTCCCGCCTGGCCCGGGACCTCTTCCCGCTGGGCCCGGTGCCGACCATGCCCGACCACGCCCTGTTCGACGTGACCCTGACCGGACAGACCGACGACGGGTCCGTGGTGTCCGACCTGGCCCGCCGGCACGACCTGGACGTCCGCATCGTCGCCGGCGCCGTCGAGCAGCTCGCCGCCACCCGGGCAGGCCGGCTGCGCATCGCGCTCCCCCAGGCGGCGCCGACACTGGCCGCCGCGCTGGACGACCTGCGCGGGGCCGGGCTCACCGTGGAGGCCGCCCGATGA